The following are encoded together in the Mesoterricola sediminis genome:
- a CDS encoding LytR/AlgR family response regulator transcription factor, producing MSERTYTAIIVDDEDLARAVVAEHLAVHPEIRVVASCPNGFEAVKACAEHRPDLMFLDIQMPKLTGFEVLEILDPQPTVVFITAYDQHALKAFEVHAVDYLLKPFSADRFEEALVRAKARCDQGDATGPQPTVLHDAARSDWPLDRLVVKDGAKVSLVPLAKLDYVQAQDDYVLLKTAEKSHLKQQTISSLEQRLDPKRFLRIHRSFIIQLDRLARLEQTPSESWVAVLTDGNRLPVSKSGYARLKTVLDQSL from the coding sequence ATGAGCGAACGCACCTACACCGCCATCATCGTCGACGACGAGGACCTGGCCCGCGCCGTGGTCGCCGAGCACCTCGCCGTCCACCCCGAGATCCGCGTCGTCGCCAGCTGTCCCAACGGCTTCGAGGCCGTGAAGGCCTGCGCCGAGCACCGCCCCGACCTCATGTTCCTGGACATCCAGATGCCCAAGCTCACGGGCTTCGAGGTGCTGGAGATCCTGGACCCCCAGCCCACCGTCGTCTTCATCACCGCGTACGACCAGCACGCCCTCAAGGCCTTCGAGGTCCACGCCGTGGACTACCTCCTCAAGCCCTTCAGCGCCGACCGCTTCGAGGAGGCCCTCGTGCGCGCCAAGGCGCGCTGCGACCAGGGCGACGCCACCGGCCCCCAGCCCACGGTCCTCCACGACGCGGCCCGCAGCGATTGGCCCCTGGACCGCCTCGTCGTCAAGGACGGGGCCAAGGTCTCCCTCGTCCCCCTGGCCAAGCTGGACTACGTGCAGGCCCAGGACGACTACGTCCTCCTCAAGACCGCCGAGAAGAGCCACCTGAAGCAGCAGACCATCTCCAGCCTGGAGCAGCGCCTGGACCCCAAGCGCTTCCTGCGCATCCACCGCAGCTTCATCATCCAGCTGGACCGCCTCGCGCGCCTGGAGCAGACCCCCAGCGAGAGCTGGGTGGCCGTCCTCACCGACGGCAACCGCCTCCCCGTCAGCAAGAGCGGCTACGCCCGCCTCAAGACGGTGCTGGACCAGAGCCTCTAG
- a CDS encoding sensor histidine kinase codes for MNPILANSARTGTYLLGWVPIAALLVLVAKSQGWPLLEALVLVLPLCLIGAFLFLSSWYLCRALPLPAENMSGRWTAWMAAAGILAAIWAAAAQGLAWGLGHIHLLSGLYDRTRASLATLLGLGAVLYLAVLTLHYLIDAMERNKAAEAREAEMRILAQDAELRALRAQLNPHFLFNSLNSISALTTLDPARARTMCILLSDFLRGSLRLGEKRLVTLAEEVGLLKSYLSIEQIRFGERLQVAWEIGPGTEGEEIPALLLQPLVENAIKHGIAGLPEGGIVRVASRREGNALELRVENPVDEDTPPAEGLGLGLRQVRSRLQMRFGDRMRFEAGVAEGVHRVLMVFPAKSEVQP; via the coding sequence GTGAACCCCATCCTCGCCAATTCCGCGCGCACGGGGACCTACCTCCTGGGGTGGGTCCCCATCGCCGCCCTCCTGGTCCTCGTCGCCAAGAGCCAGGGCTGGCCCCTCCTCGAGGCCCTGGTCCTGGTCCTGCCCCTCTGCCTCATCGGGGCCTTCCTCTTCCTGTCCTCGTGGTACCTCTGCCGCGCCCTGCCCCTGCCCGCGGAGAACATGAGCGGCCGCTGGACGGCATGGATGGCCGCCGCGGGCATCCTCGCCGCCATCTGGGCGGCCGCCGCCCAGGGCCTCGCCTGGGGCCTGGGCCACATCCACCTCCTGTCGGGCCTGTACGACCGCACCCGGGCCTCCCTGGCCACCCTCCTGGGCCTGGGGGCGGTGCTCTACCTGGCCGTGCTCACCCTCCACTACCTGATCGACGCCATGGAGCGCAACAAGGCCGCCGAGGCGCGGGAGGCGGAGATGCGCATCCTGGCCCAGGACGCGGAGCTCCGGGCCCTGCGGGCCCAGCTCAACCCCCACTTCCTGTTCAACAGCCTCAATTCCATCAGCGCCCTGACCACCCTCGACCCGGCCCGGGCGCGCACCATGTGCATCCTGCTCTCCGATTTCCTCCGGGGCAGCCTGCGCCTGGGCGAAAAGCGCCTCGTGACGCTGGCGGAGGAGGTGGGCCTCCTCAAGTCCTACCTCTCCATCGAGCAGATCCGCTTCGGCGAGCGCCTCCAGGTCGCCTGGGAGATCGGGCCCGGCACGGAGGGCGAGGAGATCCCCGCCCTGCTCCTGCAGCCGCTGGTGGAGAACGCCATCAAGCACGGCATCGCGGGCCTGCCCGAGGGCGGGATCGTGCGCGTCGCCTCCCGCCGGGAGGGGAACGCGCTGGAGCTGCGGGTCGAGAACCCCGTGGACGAGGACACCCCGCCGGCGGAAGGCCTGGGGCTGGGCCTGCGCCAGGTGCGCTCCCGGCTGCAGATGCGCTTCGGCGACCGCATGCGCTTCGAGGCCGGCGTGGCGGAAGGCGTCCACAGGGTCCTGATGGTCTTCCCGGCCAAATCGGAGGTCCAGCCATGA
- a CDS encoding LiaF transmembrane domain-containing protein, which yields MNLHDDPNAPPAPTTRLWLGIAIIVFGILALLDNMPFFQGHDFVRTLWPLILIIIGVGKLSRSRDDKGIGGYVLIAAGAFFLVHNLTDGNISELFGPLVIVALGVFVVMKALRRNRGVPPELAASDAFVSSTAVFSGTKRRVVGQDFKGAELTAIFGGFELDLRQAALEAPQVRIDTFVLFGGGEIKVPQGWAVTMKGSAIVGGFDDKTLHLPSGEGAPRVHLVITGMVLFGGLVVSN from the coding sequence ATGAACCTCCACGACGACCCCAACGCCCCTCCGGCCCCTACGACCCGCCTGTGGCTGGGCATCGCGATCATCGTCTTCGGGATCCTGGCCCTGCTGGACAACATGCCCTTCTTCCAGGGCCACGACTTCGTCCGCACCCTCTGGCCCCTCATCCTCATCATCATCGGCGTCGGCAAGCTGAGCCGGAGCCGGGACGACAAGGGCATCGGCGGCTACGTCCTCATCGCGGCCGGCGCCTTTTTCCTCGTTCATAACCTCACCGACGGCAACATCTCCGAGCTCTTCGGGCCCCTCGTCATCGTCGCCCTGGGCGTCTTCGTCGTCATGAAGGCCCTGCGCCGGAACCGGGGCGTCCCCCCCGAACTGGCCGCCAGCGACGCCTTCGTCTCCAGCACGGCGGTGTTCAGCGGCACCAAGCGCCGGGTGGTGGGCCAGGACTTCAAGGGCGCCGAGCTGACGGCCATCTTCGGCGGCTTCGAGCTGGACCTGCGCCAGGCGGCCCTCGAGGCCCCCCAGGTCCGGATCGACACCTTCGTCCTCTTCGGGGGCGGCGAGATCAAGGTGCCCCAGGGCTGGGCGGTCACCATGAAGGGTTCGGCCATCGTCGGCGGCTTCGACGACAAGACCCTCCACCTGCCCTCCGGGGAGGGCGCCCCCAGGGTGCACCTGGTGATCACCGGGATGGTGCTCTTCGGCGGCCTCGTCGTCTCCAACTGA